In Gopherus evgoodei ecotype Sinaloan lineage chromosome 7, rGopEvg1_v1.p, whole genome shotgun sequence, the sequence cccctgcccctcagctccctgctaCCACAGAACAGCCCTCCCAGCTACCACCCCAGTGACATTGATCCTGGCTCCTggcactgccccagccccccatttagtttccttcttccccctccccggcTGTTTCTACCCAAGGACATTCAGCTCTTTGCTGGCCAGATCCCTGTCCCTGACCTGTTATCCGAGCTCTGAGCAGCAGCTTCCTGCCCCCATGAACGCCCTCACCTCCCTGTTACCGCCAGCGTGCCCACCCCACCTCTCACTGCATGGCTCAGgccccccttcctgccctgctccctgcagggcccCGTCCTTCTCATGGTGCCCCCCTTGCCTGTGGCTAATGCACGCCTCTTTTCCCCCTGGGCCCCAGCCTGtcaccaacccccctcccccagtctcacagctctgcctctctgtgcctagGATGACCCCATCGGGAACCTCAACACGGCCTTTGAAGTGGCTGAGAAGTACCTCGACATCCCCAAGATGCTGGACGCTGAAGGTGAGGGCTGGGCGCTGCACTCTGAGAGCTGCACAGAGGGGCCTGCACAGTGCTCTGGCCTGGCCCTTCGCGCGACCCTGACCCTGGAACCTTGGCCTGACCCTGGCCCCCTAATCCTGATCTTGGCTCCCAGTCCTAATCCCAACTCCTAACCCTTGAATCTGATCCTAACCTCTGACCCCGACCCTTCTCCTGGGCCCTGTCAGGGCCTGGCTGAACCAGCTTGGGCCTGGAAATGTAATCATTTATCCTCCTCCTACCTGAGCTCCCGCTTCAGCCCCCAGACCTGATTCTGTaggtcaggacgcctgggttctctcccagctcggGAGGaaatctagtgggttagagcagggggctaggagccaggactcctgggttttgtttttggctctgccactgattccttGGTGGGTGGGTAGGTAGGAGGGAATCCTCCTCTCCAGTGTCCCTTTTTCTGTTTCCTCCTGTGGGGATCTCAGGCTGTCTCCTTGACCCGCCACCCTGGGATGCTCTGTGGAACGAGGTGCCTGGAGTcacactctcccctcccttcatGGCCCATTTGGCTGCCACACTAGCCCTGCTGGTCTCCCTTACAGGCCGTGGATCTaatgcccagggcagctggcactCTGGGCCTGTGCAGCCCAGCCTGGGGGGAGCATGCTTCCAGACAGGGGCTGGGGGACACTGTCATAGACCCCTCAGGATCTGTGCTACACCCTAGTTCTGAAACAATCTCTTGGAGGGACCCCTATGTATGccagaaaaacaaacacacacgcgcgcacacacacacacacatgtacatgTGGAGGAGCCCTTCAGGACAGGCCATGTAGCCTCACTGCCCCCTAGACTGAGCTTCTGGGCTCCTACCCCTGGTTCACCCCCTGCGCTCTGCCCTGCGAGTCCAGCTGAGACAAGCTCCTGGCAGAGCCTTCTCCACCCCTCAGGACTGAcacaccccagctgggatctgccaTGGCACCAAAGAGCCTTCTCCAAATGGAGCagggcttgtgagtcacctggaGTCCTGAGGTTCGTTCAGAGAAATCAAGGCTCCAGCACAGTCCATCTGCTCAGCCCAGAGCAATTCACCAGCCCAGCCGCAGTCACCTCCAGTGCCACGCTCCGGATGTTGGGCTTCCTGGGCCAGGCTCCGTCCTTGGcacccaggctgggctgggctgaattCACAGCCCTCTCCTAGATCCCTGACTCTCTGGGTTGGCTTTGTCTCGCTGGTCCCCTTGTTGATCTGGTCATTAACAAATGTATTCAATCCAGTCTAGCAGGGAAGTGAGGCACCGCTGTGTCTCCTGGGCAGGGTGTCTCTGCACTTCAGCCACTGCAGCACTTCACTGTAGACACCACCTATCCCAGGGGAGGGCTTTGCCCATGGCTGTAGTTtcccacctccccgagaggcggtagctaggtcagcCGGAGAATTCTTCTATCCCTCTAGCCCTGTCCACACTGCGGGGAGGTCAGTATAGCTACACCACgggagggtgggggtaggggggattTGTCACACCCCAGGGAGACATGGCTATGCCGATGTAAGTGTCTAGTGGAGACCAGCCCTGAGAGCAAACATAATTCCTTCCCTGCACCGGCTAGCCATGCAAAGtacagggggaaactgaggcacacataggcGTCTCAAAAATATTATGAAACGTTCCCACTCTCTCACAGACACATCCcgagggaagggctggggctgggaggagtgcTCTGGAGACGGGGCGGGGGGGTTccggcagggccagtgcaaggatgtttcacgccctaggcgaaacttccaccttgcgcccccctggCCCTGAGGCACACCCCCCCCCGCGGTAGCTCCCCactctccgccctgaggcacccccccgccccagctcacccctgctccgcacacgagcacgagcaccccgagcacaccgtggctgcttcacttctcacacctcccaggcttgcggtgccaatcagcttaggtgccaaaagcctgggaggcaggagaagtgaagcagctatgGCAtgttcggggaggaggcggggcagggatgagctggggtggggagttcccctgcgtgccgccccccctcttacttgctgcaggcgaccctccccatgctcccctgccccagctccctctgcctaaatgccggcgacAACTGGGGCGgacgaagatccggccgccgcggtcgctgctgaagaaaatggctccccccaaatcccagcgccttgcctaaatggttgcaccggccctgcctgcactgcCCTCAGGCCCAGCTCAGTCCCTCTGCCAAAGAGCAGCACATGTGACACAAGCAGAGGCGTTCCCATAGGAGGCATCACCACAGAGCTGTGGGCTCATATGCAAGGCCTGCCTCACCCTGGGTGGAAGGGCCTGCTCCTGTCCCCAGTGTGAGTGGCTGATTCAGCCCAATAGTGCAGTTTGTTCACATCAGAGAAGCGTCATGAATGATCAACCTGAGTGTGGATTTTCTATAGCAGGTTGGGTTCCTGAGTCAGTGCAGGGACTGAGAGGGGAGGCTTTCCACCTCCCTGATGTgatgctggggcaggcaggggacagagAGGCCACAGTAGCAGGTCAGAGCAGCCTGCGGACAGCCCTAGCTTGCCCTCCCACTGCCATAGTCCCTATAGACATCACTGTACCAGGGGATCCCTAGGGTGCAGGCCTGTCTCTTCCTGCCCTTGATCTGCCCTGAAACATCCCCTGTGCCAGAAGAATCTATGGGGTTGGCACTGAGCCCCTAGTGCAATTCACCCAGGGGAACCATGCACCCCCTTGGTGCCAGCCCAGCTTCACCCTACTCTGCACACACAGCAGGTGCAAAGCGACTGcacaggggaggagaaggagcctcCTTGGTGGAGTCCTCTTGAGCCTGCCTCTCTCTATTTTCAAGAAAACCAGGAAATTCAAACACAGAAGACACTTTGTAAAAACAGTTCAGGTGGCTGGGAGAAAGCAACACAAAACCCAAATGCACAACGCTAGGAAACACAGCACAGAACCATTCACCTAcatccctcctcttctctctctaacTCACACACTGCCCATTCCCCCAGCCAACCAGTCCTACTCAGCTATTGTTACCACAGTCAGACCCTTAACTCTACCCTCCGTGGAATGCCACGAAACAATGCTTACATCTCCTGAACAAAAAGCTACATAAAGAAATATGCATAGCAGAGATCAGCACATGCACCCTGCTCAGGACACATGACCAAAGGAGCCTCAGTGACATCAATCTAAAACTATTCATTACACCCCAAAAAATTCTACGTAACAGCTGGAGCTTACAAATCCTCTCATATGCAAAGTCACAGCAGACAAACACTGCAATCTGTGCAATTATGACTTACCAAATTGCAGAACCCATCAAAAAGATGAGATGTAATATTGCTCCACATAAACAAATATGCTACCCCACAAAATCAAAATAACTTGGTTGGTAGCCTACAACTGTGAGATGAAGGTTCAATGTCTTAATATAACAATGCCAACTCCAAAATACTGCCACATTTACACCTACTTCCACATATACTCTTATCATTGCGCAGATTTCCCATCTTAAATTCATACAGAACacattcaaaataaatgtttatttaaaaaaaattctttaggtGATACCTCTATTGGGAAAAATCCTGGTAACATATTCTAGTTCACAATATTAAGATTACAAACAAAAAGGACATATAGTTGTGATTCTTGACAAGTCCTAAACGGAAATAATCCAGATTCAAGCTAACCATGAGAAACACAGATTAATCCCATAGGAACACTGGCATTAAACAGGCCCTGTCTACAGATGTGTTTTGATTTTGTAAACACTTCCCTGCTGGGCTAGCCTGGGGCTTACAAATGGCAGAGTTAAGAGTATCTGGGTGGCCTGTGAGTGTGGATAAGTAGAGCAGCTTTTCTCTGGGAATGGATGGTATCTGGGAACAGGGATGTGTGGAGCTGATGTACCGAGATACATGGTGTTACACTGTGTTGTGTGTGTTCCAGTTTTGCACTGTTGTCCCTTAGCAACTTGTTCTCCTTGATGTTACCTTAACATTGCACACAACCCCTTAGCAACTTGTTTTTTATCACTGTAACCTGTGTCCCTGGGGACACCCCTGGGTGAGTCACCGCAGCAGGGACTGACCCTGAAATCTCTGCTTCTCCATGcatgagctgctgctccctgagcTAAAAAACCCCACTGCTTGGCCAGGCTACAGCTCCTCAGCCTCCACCTCTGGCTCAGCCAGGCTGAGAGGAGAGAGCCTTGAGGGTGGGGATGGGTCACAGATCTCTGAACTAAGGTGGGAACCAGAGAGGTTCCCTACTGGTGCCAGGCCCGCCCAGGGACCTGGGGCACTAGCACGGCCAGGCTGGGCACCTCgctggctccctgggctgctagagACTGAGAGCCAGGCCAGAAGGGGGGCAGCCGCGGGGGTAGGTCCCTGCCAGCCTCCAGGACCCAGAACCGTAGAGGAGAAGGGGCTGCTCCTGGGTTCCCATCCAGCCGCCGCCTTACCTCCTCCACCAGGGTGGCGAAGTGCTCCAGGGAGGAGGCGGGCAGGTCCCCGTAGAGCAGctccctggggccaggtggggcGCTCAGCGGCCCGGACCCCCTGCGCAGGAAGAACAGCACCTTGCCGCGGCCGGGGCTGGCGGTGTACTCGGTGCTGAGCGCCAGCTGCCCTGTCAGGCTCAGCGTTACCAGCAGCAGCGGTGGCTGCCCTGCGGCGCCCTCCAGGAAGCCCCACAGCAGGTGCTGCACCTCGGGGCTGCCCACACAGCGCTCCCAGCGCTCCGGCTTCAGCCGCAGGCTCCGCACCACGCGCTCCCCAAGCAGCTGGACATGGGGATCCAAGGTGGGGGTgtcccaggagcggcgccagggtttttggcgccctaggcggaggtccttccatgctcccggtctttggagcacttcagcagcggatcccggagcgagtgaaggatccgccgcagaattgcctccgaagacccagagcgcggaaggacccccccactgccaaattgctgccccccaaatcctggtggtCACcaaaatggaagcgccggccctgggttcCGGAGGTCACACAGGGTGCTGGGTTGAGGAGGGAAGTAGTCGAGACTccagtgcaggggtgtgtggccagGTCACACCCTCGCTCCCTCACCCCCACTGAGCTGCTGGCATCTCTCTGCAGACATTGTCAACACGCCCAAGCCAGATGAGAAAGCCATCATGACCTACGTGTCCTGCTTCTACCATGCctttgctggagcagagcaggtgcGTGTGCGTGCGTTTGTGTGTGTCTCCAGtgcaaatgggggtgggggtggggacagtctTGGTTGGGGTCTGTGTGGTATCCACCCCCATGGGGCCCCAGTCTCTGTTGGGATCAGTGTgatgcctggcacaacaggggtcCCGACCTCAGGTgggggtgtctgtgcagcaccctgcCCAACAGGGGCCTGACTTTGCTCAGGGTCCATGCAGGGCCCAGCACAGCTCTCTCCCGCGAGGCCCCACAGATGCTCGACAGGAGGCCCCGATCTTGGTCAGGAGAAGGGAAGGACTGTGCTCAGGCTGCTctatttcccccccacacccttgaGAAGTAATGTGGTGtttctccccctaccccaccccaggcCGAGACGGCTGCAAACAGGATCTGCAAGGTGCTGGCTGTCAATCAGGAGAACGAGAAACTGATGGAGGAGTACGAGAAGCTGGCAAGCGAGGTACCAATCCATCCTCCCCTGAAGACGCCATGTCCCATCACCCCAACACCTGCTGGAGGCTTGCTCCCAGGAATGAGCGCGCTGGAgagaggcagcaaggccctgaatgggcatcaggactcctgggttctggcctggctccagcagggcagggagatctAGTGGGTTAAagcagtgggaggggctgggagccaggtccCCTGGGTGCAGTGGGAGTGATATACTGGCCTGATGGGGTGCAGCTGTATTAGTTAATGCTTGGAGGGGAGGGGTGCTGAGGGCCAGGCTGAGGAGTGAGGAGCTAGTGTTGGGCTATGTGCCTGTGGCTCTCCCCCAAGGGCCTATAGGGGCTGGAGTgacccagcactgccccctgctggccctcaCCCTCCCcacggctccccacagctgctggaGTGGATCCGGCGCACCATCCCATGGCTAGAGAACCGCGTGGCAGAGAAGAGCATGAGCGCCATGCGGCGCAAGCTGGAGGATTTCCGGGACTATCGCCGAGTCCACAAACCACCCCGCGTGCAGGAGAAATGCCAGCTCGAGATCAACTTCAACACCCTGCAGACCAAACTGCGCCTCAGCAACCGGCCTGCCTTCATGCCCTCCGAGGGCAAGATGGTCTCGGTGAGCCATGGCACAGGGAGGCCATGCACCTGCCATGGGGCCCTTGGCACCTGCAGGGGGATCTGCCATCCATCCATGGACACTGTCTCTGCTACCCTGAGCGGGGATGAGGCCTGCATGGCACATCCATGGGGCATGGGTCCACATGGGGCCGACAGATCCCTGTTGTGTGATGGTGCTCATGGAGCACGGAGCCACATttgctcagggggcagggagccacaTGTGCCCGGGTGGTGGTGCCCACTGGATAGGGAGCTATGTGTGCCCAGGGGGCAAGAAGGCATGTGTGCCTGGGGGCAGTGCCCATGGGGTGGGGAGCCACATGTGCCCAGGGGTTGGTGCCCACTGGACAGGGAGCCATGTGTACCTGGGAGGCGATGCCCATGTTGTGTGGAGCCACGTACTGAGGGTGGTGAGGACACACACCGGGCATGGACTATCACAGAGCTTGTCTGTTGCTGATGGGGCCCAAGCTGGGGTGTCCAGGGGCAGTTCCTGCCCCCCAGGTGGGCATAGGGTGACTGTGATCTGGGTGCTGCTGCCCCAGGGGACGGGCAGGGGTGAGGCAGGGTAGGTGGCCAGCTCCAGCACTTCCCtggtgctgtgtgtgtgggaggagggggcagcacccaggctCACGCATCTCTCTCTGCGGTGGGGGTAGGATATCGCCAATGCctggaaggggctggagcaggtggagaagggctATGAGGAGTGGCTGCTGACCGAGATTCGCCGCCTGGAGCGCCTGGAGCACCTGGCTGAGAAGTTCAAGCAGAAGGCGACGCTGCATGAGTCCTGGACCAGAGGTATCAACCCCCTGTCCCCATGGGCCAGGGAtccccccagccccttctgcTACAGGgctcccccacccacatcccTCACTACGAGAATACCCCTTTCTGCTACAGGGATCACCCTGCCTTCTCCTACACCTGCACTATGGGGTACCCTCACTGTGGATCTCCCGCAGAGGGGACTGCTCCAGTCCCCGACCCAGGAGGGCACTAcccctcaggccctgcccccctaccctgggctcctcccagccCTCTGGGACACGGTGGGCTCTGCCCTCAGTGATGCCCGTGTGGGCATTCCCCCTTCAggttcctccctgccccagaagCCCATAGGGTAAGGCGCAGGGGGTACAAAGGGCAGAAGCTGGTGGGTTGGGGTTGGAGAAGGCTGGCCAGGCTCAGACTATGCTACCTCTGCAGGAAAGGAGGAAATGCTTTCGCAGAGGGACTATGAGTCAGCCTCACTCATGGAGGTGCGGGCGCTGATGCGCAAACATGAGGCCTTTGAGAGCGACCTGGCCGCCCACCAGGACCGCGTGGAGCAGATTGCCGCCATCGCCCAGGAGCTTAAGTAAGTGCTGGGCCTGAGACACACACCCCAGTCAGAATCCCcatgccagagccagggagagaacccaggagtcctgactctcagccccctgctctaaccacgaGGCCACACCCAGCTCCTAGTGCCCGGGCATGTGGTGTCCCTAGCTAGGTGGGCAGTATCCAgggctctgtgccctgccccgtGGCAGCCCAGttgctctgtgccctgccccatggctgtgtgccctgccctggggcagccCGGTGGCTCTGTGCTTTGCCCCAtggctctgtgccctgccccgtGGCAGCCCAGTGGCTCTGTGCTTTGCCCCAtggctctgtgccctgccccgtGGCAGCCCAGtggctctgtgccctgccccatGGCTCATTGCCCTTACCTTCCCAccatctctcccctcctccgCAGTGAGCTGGACTACCATGATGCCGCCTCGGTGAACTCCCGCTGCCAGGCCATCTGTGACCAATGGGACACGCTGGGCACCCTGACACAGAAGAGGAGGGACGCGCTGGAGGTGAGAGGGGGTTCCGGATGGCGGGGAGCTCCTGCTGCCAACCggagtggggaggggtgtggcTGGAGAACAGGCCTGCCCCggtgcaggggctgggaggaTGGTAGGTGCCCCTTCCCCTCTAACTCTCTGGCTCTGCCCCGCCCAGCGGGTGGAGAAGCTGCTGGAGACCATCGACCAGCTGTACCTTGAGTTTGCCAAGAGAGCTGCCCCCTTCAACAACTGGATGGATGGTGCCACCGAGGACCTGCAGGACATGTTCATCGTGCACAGCATTGAGGAGATCCAGGTGCGGCCCACTGGGCCCCTGGGCtagatccctggctctgggaggggagtggggtctagtggttagaacagggagcactgttttcctgctctgtgccttagtttcctctcTGTGTATGAATCCCTCGGCCCCCTGCTCTCTGGGgtcaggggaggtgggggagtcCAAGGGGAGAATTAGGGGAAgtggcggggctggggctgggtgggagcggGACAAGGGAAGTGGGGGATCTATGGGGTGTGGCACAATGAGCCACAGTGTCCCTGTGTTGCTCTGCTCAGATGTCCAGAACCGTAAGCCCTGGTGTTACCCCTCAGTCTCAGCAAGACAGAGCTTTGCTGGAGAGAACAAAACCCGCTTTCTAGCTAACACACTTAATTTCCCAAAGTTCCAGCCTTTGCCCGAGCAGTTTTCTCAACCACCTCAAGTTTGCAGCATCTccagcccccacagccaggggaCCCAGCTTTCCTAGGCTCAGAGGCACTGCTTCCTCTGGCCCCTCCATGATGGGTAATGAGAAGGTCTCTCTGTTCCCCCTGTGTCACCAGAGGCCATTGTCCCTGCATCCAGAGCCAGAGGGCggcctggggtgcaggctctgtcccAGGCATGATCACTCAGATGTCTCTTTCACCACTTGTTAGCTTAATGGCTTTGTTTGCCTTATATGTAAATATCCTGTCACTTCCAACCAGCCAGCTGGGTCACTGCCCCTTGCGCTGTccaggctgggtgggggctcTGCCTTCCTAACGCGCTGTAGGAACATACAACCAGCACATCAGTAACTCTGGGCAGAGCCCGTGCAAACATCCCACAGGGATGTGGGGACCAGCAGGCCACTGCTGTACTCACCAGACCTAGCAGGACACGTTCTGCCCCCAGCGTGGTGGGGAGTGAGGGCGTCAGGCCGGATCTGACACAGGGCTGTGGGCCCTCAGCCCATGGGCCGTGAGGGGCTCTTAGGGCCACACTCCCCCCATGGCGACTGTCCCCCTGCCCGCAGAGCCTGATCACGGCCCATGAGCAGTTCAAGGCCACGCTGCCCGAGGCCGACAAGGAGCGCATGGCCATCCTAGGCATCCAGAACGAGATCCAGAAGATCGCCCAGACCTATGGCATCAAGCTGAGCGGGGTGAACCCCTACACCAATCTCTCACACCTTGACATCGCCAGCAAGTGGGACATGGTGAGTGCGGCCACTGGGAGCGGGGACCCAGctgaccctcccaccccctgatTGTGTCTGTCCCACCCCACTGTCCAGCTAGCCATCTGACCCCGCaggcctcacaccccctgcctgtCTGTCAGACTGTCAGTGCCTCTCTGTctggccctgcctccccagccccactgctcttgGGCCCTGGCCTTCCCGAGCTGGAACCCCACCTTCCCAGCCCATTGCACTCAGCCTCCTCCCATCTGGAGCCCTGTCCCACAGCCTCTCacctgctgctccctcccccacaggtgAAGCAGCTGGTGCCACACCGAGACCAGACGCTGCAGGAGGAGCTGGCGCGGCAACAGGCCAATGAGCGGCTGCGGCGCCAATTTGCTGCCCAGGCCAATGTCTTGGGGCCCTGGATCCAGACCAAGATGGAGGTGAGAGCTCTAGTGTGTGGATTCTAGCCACGGCTCTGAGAAGGGAGTGAGGACTAAtggttgggggggctgggagtcaggactcctgggttctagccacaGCTCCAAGACAGAGAGGAGATCTTCAACaatctgaaattcaaaaaagagtCTTACAAcaagtggaaacttggtcaaattacaaaggatgaatataaacaaataacaaagtATGTagtgacaaaatcagaaaggccaaggcacaaaatgagatcaaactagctagagacataaagagtaacaagaaaatgTTCTACaactacattagaagcaagaagatgACCAAGGAcaggtaggcccattactcaatgagagggaaaacacaacagaaaatgtgggaaTGGctgaagtgctaaatgactttttttttgtttcagttttcaccaaaaaggttagtagtgattgGCCGTCTAACAGTGAATGCCagggaaaatgaggtaggatcaaaggctaaaatagggaaagaacaagttaaaacttACTTAGACAAgtcagatgtcttcaagtcaccagggcctgatgaaatacatcctagaatactcaaggagctggctgaggagatagatgaaccattagtgattataTTTGAAcatcatggaagacgggagagattccagaagactggaaaagggcaaatctagtgcccatctatagaaaagaaataaggacaacccggggaattacagaccagtcagcataacttcagtacccagaaagataatggagcaaataattaagcaatcagtttgcaaacacctagatgataataaggtgataagtaacagtcagcacaGATTTATCAAtagcatgaaattcaataaggacaaatgcaaagtactccagttaggaaggaacagtcattgcacacatacaaaatgggaaatgactgcctagaaagaagtgctgtggaaagggatctgggggtcatagtggatccaagctaaatatgagtcaacagtgtaacactgttgcaaaaaaagcaaacatccttctgggatgtattagcaggagtgttgtaagcaagacacgagaagtaattcttccgctctactctgcgctgattaggcctcagctgaagtattgtgtccagttctgggcgccacatttcaggaaagatgtggacaaattggagaaagtcctgagaagagcaacaaaaattattaaatgtctagaaaacatgacctatgagggaagtttggagaagagaaggctgaaggagggacatgataatagttgtCAAGTACaataaaggttgttacaaggaagagggagaagaattgttctccttaacctctgaggatagaacaagaagcaatgggcttaaattgcagcctgggaggtttaggttggacattaggaaaaacttcctgtcaggctg encodes:
- the ACTN3 gene encoding alpha-actinin-3, with product MTTQVESRIQYNHSYMMTEEYMQQEEDWDRDLLLDPAWEKQQRKTFTAWCNSHLRKAGTQIENIEEDFRNGLKLMLLLEVISGERLPKPDKGKMRFHKIANVNKALDFISSKGVKLVSIGAEEIVDGNLKMTLGMIWTIILRFAIQDISVEETSAKEGLLLWCQRKTAPYRNVNVQNFHISWKDGLALCALIHRHRPDLIDYAKLRKDDPIGNLNTAFEVAEKYLDIPKMLDAEDIVNTPKPDEKAIMTYVSCFYHAFAGAEQAETAANRICKVLAVNQENEKLMEEYEKLASELLEWIRRTIPWLENRVAEKSMSAMRRKLEDFRDYRRVHKPPRVQEKCQLEINFNTLQTKLRLSNRPAFMPSEGKMVSDIANAWKGLEQVEKGYEEWLLTEIRRLERLEHLAEKFKQKATLHESWTRGKEEMLSQRDYESASLMEVRALMRKHEAFESDLAAHQDRVEQIAAIAQELNELDYHDAASVNSRCQAICDQWDTLGTLTQKRRDALERVEKLLETIDQLYLEFAKRAAPFNNWMDGATEDLQDMFIVHSIEEIQSLITAHEQFKATLPEADKERMAILGIQNEIQKIAQTYGIKLSGVNPYTNLSHLDIASKWDMVKQLVPHRDQTLQEELARQQANERLRRQFAAQANVLGPWIQTKMEEIGHISVDISGSLEDQMNHLKQLEQNIINYKANIDKLEGDHQLIQEALVFDNKHTSYTMEHIRVGWEQLLTTIARTINEVENQILTRDAKGISQEQMNEFRASFNHFDRKRNGMMDPDDFRACLISMGYDLGEVEFARIMMLVDPNSTGVVTFQAFIDFMTRETAETDTAEQVVASFKILASDKNYITVEELRRELPPEQAEYCISRMTKYSGADAVSGALDYVSFSSALYGESDL